One Williamsia phyllosphaerae DNA segment encodes these proteins:
- a CDS encoding maleylacetate reductase codes for MIFVHDTPAQRVLFGHGRAGTHLADEVVRLGAARVMVIATRAHPEVIGSIPVVVHHTDVAPHVPVDVADHARTIASENSVDLLVCIGGGSATGLAKAVALTSGIPIVAVPTTYAGSEATDVWGLTEAGRKTTGVDRRVLPTSVIYDSALSVELPLELTVASGLNALAHCVDSLWGPRADPINASTAVTGIRALDAGLPAVVADADDRIGRDEMLLGAYLSAVAFASAGSGLHHKICHVLGGAYDLPHAQTHAVILPHVLAFNAPTAPDAARMIAAAFGTESADHGLARLRERVGAPTSLLPYGFDATMIPDAVARILPVVPESNPRPVTASDLTTILTAASTGDVPTAHPLEGRT; via the coding sequence GTGATCTTCGTCCACGACACCCCGGCCCAACGGGTGCTGTTCGGTCACGGCCGCGCCGGCACGCATCTCGCCGACGAGGTAGTCCGGCTCGGCGCGGCGCGGGTCATGGTGATCGCCACCCGTGCTCATCCCGAGGTCATCGGGTCGATCCCGGTTGTCGTGCACCACACCGATGTGGCCCCGCACGTCCCTGTCGATGTCGCCGACCACGCCCGGACGATCGCGAGCGAGAACTCCGTCGACCTCCTCGTCTGCATCGGTGGCGGGTCGGCGACCGGGCTGGCGAAAGCGGTTGCGCTGACGAGCGGCATCCCGATCGTCGCCGTCCCGACGACCTACGCGGGGTCGGAGGCAACCGATGTGTGGGGGCTCACCGAGGCGGGACGCAAGACCACCGGTGTCGACCGCCGGGTGCTGCCGACGAGTGTCATCTACGATTCGGCGCTGAGTGTCGAACTGCCCCTGGAGCTCACCGTCGCATCCGGGTTGAACGCCCTGGCGCACTGCGTGGACTCGTTGTGGGGTCCGCGCGCGGATCCGATCAACGCGTCGACGGCCGTCACCGGGATCCGCGCTCTCGACGCCGGGCTGCCCGCCGTCGTCGCCGACGCCGACGACCGGATCGGGCGTGACGAGATGCTGCTCGGGGCGTATCTGTCGGCCGTCGCCTTCGCCTCCGCCGGTTCGGGCCTGCACCACAAGATCTGCCATGTGCTCGGCGGCGCCTACGACCTCCCGCACGCCCAGACCCACGCCGTGATCCTGCCGCACGTGCTCGCGTTCAACGCACCTACCGCACCCGACGCGGCCCGGATGATCGCCGCCGCGTTCGGGACCGAGTCCGCTGACCACGGACTGGCACGACTCCGAGAACGGGTGGGCGCCCCGACATCGCTGCTGCCGTACGGTTTCGACGCGACCATGATCCCGGACGCGGTCGCGCGGATCCTGCCCGTGGTTCCCGAGTCCAACCCACGTCCGGTCACCGCGAGCGACCTGACCACCATCCTCACCGCCGCCAGCACGGGCGACGTACCGACCGCACACCCCTTGGAGGGCCGGACATGA